The Peptacetobacter hiranonis DNA window GCTAACTCCTAATTCAATTACTTTTAATTCGTCCTCTTTCTTTTTTATTCTGTTTTCTACAATGCTTTTCTCTTGTATTAATTTTAAAGTGTTTTCCTCAACAACCTTTCTAGTATTTGAGGTTTGTACTCGTTCACTGCAAGCCAACGCCGGAAGTTCTGTTATATCCTCTGCCAGTATATCGGCTTTCATTTTTAACTTTTTTATTTGCATTTTTAAAGCGTTATAATTCCTTAACTTTTCTACAACTTCTTCTATTTGCATTTTATCCCTCCTAGAATCTGTTAAGCACCACTTTCACAACCAATAAAAGAGTTATTAAAAATACTATCACTTTTATTTCTTCTATGCGACCACCTCCTTTTTCGCCTCTCTTCTTTTCTTTTTCAATTCATCGTAATCAATCCACCCGTATTCATTTCCATATTTTTTGCTTTTCGCAACCCAATACAATGGCTCTTTATATTTATATTCATACATCTTTCGTTTTAAGTTTCCCTGCTGCGTTTCCATTCCTTTTACATCAATTCGAATTATATTGTTTTCTCGATCTGTAAATGTA harbors:
- a CDS encoding sigma-70 family RNA polymerase sigma factor; the encoded protein is MQIEEVVEKLRNYNALKMQIKKLKMKADILAEDITELPALACSERVQTSNTRKVVEENTLKLIQEKSIVENRIKKKEDELKVIELGVSELPYYERKIIQLRYFYKCSWRECEEQLGYSERYLQKIRKKALEDLKVFFEL
- a CDS encoding DUF1064 domain-containing protein; the encoded protein is MISIKSKYNSKKTEIKGIKFDSKTEGEFYLYLCELEKQGLIKDIILQEKLILQEGFKKDGKTFRPITYSVDFTFTDRENNIIRIDVKGMETQQGNLKRKMYEYKYKEPLYWVAKSKKYGNEYGWIDYDELKKKRREAKKEVVA